A region of Paraburkholderia largidicola DNA encodes the following proteins:
- a CDS encoding UbiH/UbiF family hydroxylase — protein sequence MNAHHQSFDVAVIGGGLVGKTAALALTQSGLRVALLAQHCQPLPADAVFDSRVYALSASSQALLERLRVWQALNTSRLAPVYDMRVYGDAHAELHFSAFQASVPQLAWIAESSLIEQALDAALRFQPNLTWLDTRAQGLDVKTGGATIGLANGNVLEADLVVGADGAHSWVRAQIGSKVKRRDYRQTGVVANFKAGRPHGETAYQWFRDGEIIALLPLPDGHVSLVWSAMTDHANTLIKLDPAQLAAEVERATMGALGTLECVTPAQGFPLALQTVDRLVSPRVALVGDAAHLIHPLAGQGMNLGLRDVASLVDVIVKKEAFRDIGDTVLLRRYERSRSEDIRALTIATDGLQKLFGLPGNIARAVRNTGMAFVGAQPLVKRWLVSAALG from the coding sequence ATGAATGCTCACCATCAGTCCTTCGACGTCGCCGTGATCGGCGGCGGGCTCGTCGGCAAGACGGCGGCGCTTGCGCTCACGCAAAGCGGCCTGCGCGTCGCATTGCTCGCGCAGCATTGTCAGCCGCTGCCCGCCGACGCCGTATTCGACTCGCGCGTCTACGCGCTGTCCGCGAGTTCGCAGGCGCTGCTCGAACGCCTGCGCGTCTGGCAGGCGCTCAATACCTCGCGGCTCGCGCCTGTCTACGACATGCGAGTCTACGGCGACGCCCACGCCGAACTGCATTTCTCGGCGTTCCAGGCATCGGTGCCGCAGCTCGCGTGGATCGCCGAATCGTCGCTGATCGAACAGGCGCTCGATGCGGCGCTGCGCTTCCAGCCCAATCTCACGTGGCTCGACACCCGCGCGCAGGGGCTCGACGTCAAGACGGGCGGCGCGACGATCGGTCTCGCGAACGGCAACGTGCTCGAAGCGGATCTCGTGGTCGGCGCGGACGGCGCGCATTCGTGGGTGCGCGCGCAGATCGGTTCGAAGGTGAAGCGGCGCGACTACCGGCAGACGGGCGTCGTCGCGAACTTCAAGGCCGGTCGCCCGCACGGCGAGACGGCGTATCAGTGGTTCCGCGACGGTGAGATCATCGCGCTGCTGCCGCTGCCGGACGGCCATGTGTCGCTGGTCTGGTCGGCGATGACCGATCACGCGAACACGCTCATCAAACTCGATCCGGCGCAACTCGCAGCGGAAGTCGAACGCGCGACGATGGGCGCGCTCGGCACGCTCGAATGCGTGACGCCCGCCCAAGGCTTTCCGCTCGCGCTGCAAACCGTCGACCGGCTGGTCTCGCCGCGCGTCGCGCTGGTCGGCGATGCCGCGCACCTGATTCACCCGCTCGCGGGGCAGGGCATGAATCTGGGCTTGCGCGACGTGGCGTCGCTGGTGGACGTGATTGTGAAGAAAGAGGCGTTCCGCGATATCGGCGATACGGTTCTGCTGCGCCGCTACGAGCGCTCGCGCAGCGAAGACATCCGCGCGCTGACCATTGCCACTGACGGCCTGCAGAAGCTGTTCGGGCTGCCGGGCAATATCGCGCGCGCGGTTCGCAACACGGGCATGGCATTCGTCGGCGCGCAACCGCTGGTCAAGCGCTGGCTGGTCTCGGCGGCGCTCGGCTGA
- a CDS encoding M61 family metallopeptidase has product MKPIRYTIVPKQPAAHLFEVTVTVAEPDPSGQRFMLPVWIPGSYMVREFARNIVTLRAFNDAGRKVRLEKTDKHTWQAAPVKGALTLRYEVYAWDMSVRAAHLDDTTGFFNGTSVFLSPLGFEDAPCVVDIQKPVGPQFRNWRVATALTEARGTKRYAFGEYSAQNYDELIDHPVTLGEFALGTFKAHGVPHDIVIAGRVIGLDMARLSADLKRVCEAQIAMFEPRSKKAPMDRYVFMTQAVTDGYGGLEHRASTALICNRADLPVEGRDETTDGYRTYLGLCSHEYFHTWNVKRIKPAVFAPYDLTQENYTSLLWLFEGFTSYYDDLVLVRSGLIKETDYFTLLGKTIGGVLRGSGRLKQTVAESSFDAWVKYYRQDENAANAIVSYYTKGSLVALAFDLTIREQTQNRKSLDDVMRLLWQRYGRDFFHGKGQGIEEADVEALFAEATGADLSELFAEGVRGTRDLPLDTLLASFGVTLEADVDPKGKPSLGARMRGGADCTVAAVHDGSAAQKAGLSAGDVLIAVDGLRVTGSNLDALLSRYQPGAKVEVHAFRRDELRVAQVKLDGPEVSRYKLAANDKRAAAVTARKRWLGGK; this is encoded by the coding sequence ATGAAGCCGATCCGCTACACCATCGTTCCGAAGCAACCCGCCGCCCATCTCTTCGAAGTGACCGTGACCGTCGCCGAGCCCGATCCGTCGGGCCAGCGCTTCATGCTGCCCGTGTGGATTCCCGGCAGCTACATGGTCCGCGAGTTCGCGCGCAACATCGTCACGCTGCGCGCCTTCAACGACGCGGGCCGCAAGGTGCGGCTCGAAAAGACCGACAAGCACACGTGGCAAGCCGCGCCCGTCAAGGGCGCGCTGACGCTGCGCTACGAGGTCTACGCATGGGACATGTCGGTGCGCGCTGCGCATCTCGACGACACAACGGGCTTCTTCAACGGAACGAGCGTGTTTCTGTCGCCGCTCGGTTTCGAGGACGCGCCGTGCGTCGTCGATATCCAGAAGCCTGTCGGTCCGCAGTTCCGCAACTGGCGCGTCGCGACGGCGCTGACGGAAGCGCGCGGCACGAAGCGCTACGCCTTTGGCGAGTACAGCGCGCAGAACTACGACGAACTGATCGATCATCCCGTCACGCTCGGTGAATTCGCACTCGGAACGTTCAAGGCGCATGGCGTGCCGCACGACATCGTGATCGCCGGGCGCGTGATCGGGCTGGACATGGCGCGGCTGTCGGCGGATCTGAAGCGCGTGTGCGAAGCGCAGATCGCGATGTTCGAGCCGCGCTCGAAAAAGGCGCCGATGGACCGCTATGTCTTCATGACGCAAGCCGTCACCGATGGCTACGGCGGTCTGGAGCATCGCGCATCGACGGCGCTGATCTGCAATCGGGCGGATTTGCCCGTCGAAGGCCGCGACGAGACGACGGACGGTTATCGCACGTATCTCGGCTTGTGCAGCCACGAATACTTCCACACGTGGAACGTGAAGCGCATCAAGCCCGCCGTGTTCGCGCCGTACGATCTGACGCAGGAAAACTACACGTCGCTGCTGTGGCTGTTCGAAGGTTTCACGTCGTACTACGACGACCTGGTGCTCGTGCGCAGCGGCCTGATCAAGGAAACCGACTACTTCACGCTGCTCGGCAAGACGATCGGCGGTGTGCTGCGCGGCAGCGGGCGCCTGAAGCAGACGGTCGCCGAAAGCTCGTTCGACGCCTGGGTCAAGTACTACCGTCAGGACGAAAACGCTGCGAATGCGATCGTCAGCTATTACACGAAGGGCTCGCTGGTCGCGCTCGCGTTCGATCTGACGATTCGCGAGCAAACGCAGAATCGCAAATCGCTCGACGACGTGATGCGCCTCTTGTGGCAGCGCTACGGACGCGACTTCTTCCATGGCAAGGGGCAGGGTATCGAGGAAGCCGACGTGGAAGCGCTGTTCGCCGAGGCGACGGGCGCGGACCTGTCCGAGCTGTTCGCGGAAGGCGTCCGCGGCACGCGCGATCTGCCGCTCGACACGCTGCTGGCATCGTTCGGCGTGACGCTCGAGGCGGACGTCGATCCGAAGGGCAAGCCGTCGCTCGGCGCCCGTATGCGCGGCGGCGCGGACTGCACAGTGGCGGCCGTTCATGACGGCAGCGCGGCGCAGAAGGCCGGTCTGTCGGCGGGCGACGTGTTGATCGCTGTCGACGGCCTGCGCGTGACGGGCTCGAATCTCGACGCGCTGCTGTCGCGCTACCAGCCGGGCGCGAAGGTCGAGGTGCACGCGTTCCGGCGCGACGAGCTGCGCGTCGCGCAGGTCAAGCTGGACGGACCGGAAGTCTCGCGC
- a CDS encoding DsbC family protein produces the protein MKKRIRIAALALAVATIGLGCSAQADQTTDKLKSTLQSRLSEATIKSVSKSPIDGLYEVNLGSQIVYSDATGDHLILGDMIDAKTRKNLTEARLSETNRIDFASLPFANAVKVVKGNGSRKIAVFSDPNCPYCKQLETTLKSMDNITVYTFLYPVLSPDSTVKSKSIWCSSDRAKAWEAWMQDHRAPTAAGTCDTAAIDKNLALGQSMNVSGTPTVFLADGRRLPGAVPADELDKALSSVR, from the coding sequence ATGAAGAAACGTATCCGTATCGCCGCGCTGGCGCTGGCCGTCGCGACCATCGGCCTCGGCTGTTCGGCGCAGGCCGACCAGACCACCGACAAGCTCAAGTCGACGCTGCAATCGCGTCTGAGCGAAGCGACGATCAAGAGCGTGTCGAAGTCGCCGATCGACGGGCTTTATGAGGTGAATCTCGGCTCGCAGATCGTCTACAGCGACGCGACGGGCGATCACCTGATTCTCGGCGACATGATCGACGCGAAGACGCGCAAGAATCTCACGGAAGCGCGTCTGTCCGAAACCAACCGCATCGATTTCGCGAGCCTGCCGTTCGCGAACGCGGTGAAAGTGGTGAAGGGCAACGGCAGCCGCAAGATCGCTGTGTTCTCCGATCCGAACTGCCCGTACTGCAAGCAGCTCGAAACAACGCTGAAGTCGATGGACAACATCACCGTCTACACGTTCCTGTATCCGGTGCTGTCGCCGGATTCGACGGTGAAGTCGAAGTCGATCTGGTGTTCGTCGGACCGTGCGAAGGCATGGGAAGCCTGGATGCAGGATCACCGCGCGCCGACCGCTGCGGGCACCTGCGACACAGCCGCGATCGACAAGAACCTCGCGCTCGGACAGTCGATGAACGTCAGCGGCACGCCCACCGTGTTCCTCGCCGATGGCCGCCGCCTGCCGGGCGCCGTGCCGGCGGACGAGCTGGACAAGGCGTTGTCGTCGGTGCGCTGA